One genomic segment of Streptomyces niveus includes these proteins:
- a CDS encoding DUF4097 family beta strand repeat-containing protein has translation MDTRRTQHTRRSRRARTLVAAGGAVLAVVAVSGCGSADADEAPTEKRSFAFSGKTLTISSANSSIDLVPADVEDVEVTRQVDGWVLLGSGPDPVWKLEDDTLTLEVKCKALVNNCESRHRVKVPRGTAVKVVNDNGRVSADGFDTALNLRSDNGSVDVRNSSGTLDLFSDNGKVTTEGVSSKSVHARSDNGAVRLRLTSVPDKVDTFSDNGSVTIDLPKSGTSYAVTAKSDNGSVDVDVPTDDDSAHVVKAHSDNGKVTVRSAN, from the coding sequence GTGGACACACGCCGCACGCAGCACACCCGCCGCAGCCGTCGCGCTCGCACTCTTGTCGCCGCCGGAGGCGCCGTGCTCGCCGTGGTCGCCGTCAGTGGGTGCGGGAGCGCCGATGCCGACGAGGCGCCGACCGAGAAGCGGTCGTTCGCCTTCAGTGGGAAGACGCTGACCATCTCGTCGGCGAACTCCTCGATCGATCTGGTGCCGGCCGATGTGGAGGACGTCGAGGTGACGCGTCAGGTCGACGGCTGGGTCCTGCTCGGGTCGGGGCCCGATCCCGTCTGGAAGCTGGAGGACGACACCCTCACCCTCGAGGTGAAGTGCAAGGCCCTGGTGAACAACTGCGAGTCGCGGCACCGTGTGAAGGTCCCGCGCGGGACTGCGGTGAAGGTGGTGAACGACAACGGCAGGGTGAGCGCCGACGGCTTCGACACCGCCTTGAACCTCCGCTCCGACAACGGCTCCGTCGACGTACGCAACTCCAGCGGCACGCTCGATCTGTTCAGCGACAACGGCAAGGTGACGACCGAGGGCGTCTCGTCCAAGTCGGTGCACGCCCGGTCCGACAACGGAGCCGTGCGGCTGAGGCTCACCTCCGTACCCGACAAGGTGGACACCTTCAGCGACAACGGGTCCGTCACGATCGACCTGCCGAAGTCCGGCACCAGCTACGCGGTGACCGCCAAGAGCGACAACGGGAGCGTCGATGTGGACGTGCCCACGGACGACGACAGCGCCCACGTGGTGAAGGCCCA